The sequence below is a genomic window from Silene latifolia isolate original U9 population chromosome 7, ASM4854445v1, whole genome shotgun sequence.
CTAAAATTGTTTTGGTTTGTAAAAGATCTAAATAAGCATAAACTTACCAACTGGTTATAAAATATGGTGTATGTGCTACAGAACCTGCTTTCAACGTGCACTTAAGTTAAACCCCTACGTACAATCCGATTTCTGCGCTCCTGTGTAGTGAAACCATTACGACAGTACTGAATTGCGAACCAAGAGTCACCGTTGCCTTTAACAATATTAGTTGTTGTGTTCTTTACTGCAGTACGAGGCCTGTCAACATGGCGCCAGCAAACACAGCCTGAATGGCTAATCTAACGTCTAACGCTACTCCAGCGATAAAGTTTCAGGCTATGGGTGTGTAACTTAGCCATTCGTCAgggaaaaaaaattgaattgtAAATGTTCTACAAACTTCTATTATGAATTTACATAACCAATAACTGTTTCTGCGACAGATAAAGACCCTTTTATCGCAGTAAATGCAGCACCTAGCGATCCAAAGCGAAAGCGTGTTTCTCAAAGGCAAACTCAGATTACAATAAACAAGTAATGTTTGCTTAAAGAACAAATTCTGACTATTTATCTATCACTACTGTCAACTGTTTGTGATTATCTTACAGTGAGCCCTACCACACAAAAGAAGCCCCACCTCCCTCGAGAATTGGCGGAGAACATTCACACTGTAAGTCAACTAGAGAGGTGAGCACTTTTTGAAAAGCGTATATTAAAATCCCTAATTTCATAAGTGAGTAGACCTATTGTGAAAGTAACACACATTTCTGAAAATGTAGGCCAGGTGGTACCTGCCAATACAGGCTCAACTTTCGGCGGACAGGTTCGCTTTATTTTAAAAGGGGCTTTCCAACCATTTTCATTAAAAAGAGCTGTAGAAATATTCAGATTAGCGCATGCCTATCCATTGTACGAATACGTTAGTAAAAAAGCTAAAGTCCAACCTTTTAGGAAATCCAATTCAAGCTAAACGTGTTGTCTATTCCCAGTTATAAAGATAATTGAATGCTGCTTACTTCGCAGCAATAGAGAGCCACCAGGggaccccccccccccaaaaaaaaagtgATAAAGGAAAGAAGTACGAAATCCTGCAATAAAGGTACAATTTGTTCCTTGGAAATCCAAAAATATAATGCGGTTTAGCCATATACGGCACCTGCTAAATTTCTTAATAAAAGGACTGCTTACTTCAAACACGTGTTCTTGAACTTGAAGGGAAAACATACGCAACAACCAGTACATCGGAAACAGTGGCATCAGATGCAAGTATTCCTAAACACCAAAAGCCACAGAACTGCACAGACCAACCAGGATCAGGTGGTGTAAAACGAAAACGTGTTTCTATAAGACAGGCTATCTTCTTAGAAAACAGGTAAATGTTCTAATACTGTTTTCTAAATCTGTCGGGCTAATGCAACCAGTTTAACGACCTAAATATAACTTGCAGCACCATACAAGACGCTATTATTCCGAAAACCAGGAAGAAGCGACTGAAGACAAACTCACAACGCGTAGCAAGtattatctcttttttttttgggacATGTCAACAAATAGGGTTTCCTTATGCTTTCAACGTGACAATTTGAACAACAGCAACCAATACTAACAGTGTATGATCAATGTAGGGGCTACACTTGCATCGATTGGGTTGCCACTATCAGCAGGTTAGCACTTGCTTCCAGATGCAGAAACATGTCAAAAGTGTGGTGCGAGAAATTTTTTGTATAAATCCCTTAAATTCTGCTGTGGGAATGAGGTTGTCCGTCTACCCACAAACACGTATCCGTCCCAACTCACGTACTTGTACTCTTCTTCTGATGAATGTTCCATCCATTTCCAAAAGTACGCACGTTTATACAACAATGTCTTTGCGTATAGCTCAATAGGCGGGACTTTTAATGTTCAAACGCTTAAGGGTATTTACGTTTTCAAGCTGCAAGGGCAGATGTATCACTATGTGCCTAATCTCCTTCCCACAGTCGGGGGACCGCGGTACCTACAACTATATTTCTATGATAGGCAACATGAGGCTGAATGGCGTGCTGGGTGTTTACCAGAACTAAGGCGGGATGTCGTGGACATCATCATGGAATTCAATAACATGAACCCCTACGCTAGATTTTTCCAATCACTCCAGGAAATAGACGTCCAGGAAGACACCCGGATtgtaattaacaaaaatgctcgCACAGACCAGCGTGTGTACAATGCACCTACTTCAGATGAAGTAGCAGTTATTTGGTCTGAACAGTCAGCGTCTGACGAAATGAGTGGTCCACATATTACAGTTACTGGCAAATCTGACAAGTCCCACCGCATCCTGCACTATTACGCCTGTTATGACCCACTACAATACCCTCTTTTATTCCCATTTGAGGAAAGTGGCTGGCACCAAGGTCTAAAGAAATTTGAAAGTGGCAGCACCCTGGCCACTATTAAATCAATGATAACAGCCTCTACTTATATTGATGCAGAACAACTACTAGAAGATGAGTCCCACCATAAGTCCTGTTCCTTTACACTTCTTTAAATTTGTTAGCATCATTTATATGGGGAAAAACAAAGGACCATCAAGGTTAGCAATGATAGACTGCTATTTCTTTTATGGGTTACAAGAGCATTTCTTACACTTATTACTGGTTCTAAACTTAACTCTCTTCCAGAACTAACAAGAACTCACAACCAAATACGCAGCCTATTATACAAGCTTTAGGAAGACAAACTCCTAACAAAATGTAAATTTCAAACATTCAAAATTTGGGGATAGACCCGTGCTACAATGTTTCTTGATCTCAATTAACTTGTACAACCCAAAAACTTGGGACCCTAACTTTGGTTATGCCAATTCCTGCAGACCACATGTCTAACCGACAGTCAGGCGAGCGACACATTTCGTGCAGGGAATATTACTGCTACAGATTCCAAAATCGCCGAGGGAATATGCTTTTACGAGGTGGGAGGTGTCTCCAACAATACATAGTGGACACGTATGTAAAATTGGAGAATACCAGACTTGATTTCTTCTGGAACAACCAGGACACGATTAGGGCAGAGTTGTATCAGGGTTTGTTAGATACAATTGATGCTGGTGAGATTCTGCCGCTAATGTTGGCCGCAGAGTTGTGCTTCCAGCAAATTACATTAGGGGACCTAGAGACATaaaaagaagatatttaaattcAATGGCCCTTGTTCAGCGGTTTGGGAAACCATACCTATTCGTAACCACGACTTGCAATGCTAATTGACCTGAAATCAGAAGAGAACTGGGTGAAGGCGAAGAGGCTCAGAAGCATCCCGATATAGTTGCTAGATTTTATAGAGCAAAGCTTGTGGTCCTTAAGAAACTAATTATGGAAAAGCAGATCTGTGGGGAAGTTGCAACTTTCATATACATTGTCGAGTTTCAAAAAGGGGGCTTGCTACATGCTCATTTCCTGATAATTTTGAAAACTCCCTACAAAATTAATAGCCTCGCTGACTTTGACAAATATGTCTCCGCTGAAATCCCTGCCGTAGAAAGCGCAACTCTCCGAGCGTCGGTGCTTAAACACATAATGCAGGGCCCTTGCGGAAACATGAATCCTGAATGTGCCTGTATGCATCATAAAAAAACTAAAGGGCACTGCAAATATGGTTACCCTAAGGAGTTCAAACAATCAATAACCAACAATTCAGACAGATATCCTTAATACCGGCGACGTAACACTGGCGAAAGTGTTACAATTCGGAAACATGATCTAGATAACCGTTGGGGTGATCCCTTACAACCCATATCTTATGACTTTGTTCGACTACCACTTAAATATTGAGGTTTGATCAACAATCCAGGCAGTGAAGTATTTGTACAAATACGTGTACAAGGACCATGACAAGATCTCGTTTAATGTCACTGCAACTGATGGCCCCAAAGTCTTAGATGAAATTGAACACTTCCAATCTGGAAGATGGGTCTCACCATGTGAGGCAATGTGGCGGATTTATGGATTTGATTTATATGAAATACAGCCACCAGTTATGCCACTGCAAATACACCTACCAAATATGCAGAGCATACAGATGCGACAACATGAAAATTTGGAGACTGTCATTTCAAATGAAAAAAAATCACGGATAGCTTTGACCGAGCTTTTCTAAATTTATAGCAATGACAGTAAAGGTGAACTGCCCAGATATTTATATGGCGAGTTTCCTGAGCATTACAGATGGGATACTAAATAAAGAACTTGGTTCACGTGAAAGACAAAGTTATTGGTCATATGCCGTCTTGTGTTTGTTGCTCCTTCAGAAGGTGAAAGGTTTTTCATGCGAATGTTGTTGTTGAATGTCCGTGGCCCAAATCTTTTGAGGACCTGCGAACTGTTGACGGCAACTGTTGTGAAACATTCCAGGAGGCTGCCTTAAAACTCCGCTTACTAAAAGCTTTGAAATGTGCTTGGATGAGGCGGAGGCTATTCagatgtgtagatacccagtatctgcaccttccaaaaaccacccgatgatgatcagactgtaacgtgttttttatATGCGTGCgcggattggctatacatgagacggtttaatgcactactcgaatatgaaaaatgatttcaaaagttttctaacttcatttgcattaaaataatactgtttagagttaaaaccgtcttcggacccaataccgactcaaaaacccgcaactcgagtcaacctgagtcaacccaaatctcgaatgtcaaaaataattccatgaatgtctttatcgtgtcatttccattaaaacgATCCtatttagagtcaaaaccgacaccgagccaaaaaccgactcgaaattcaaatcccgactcacacgggtcaaacccgagtcaagcacacaaaacacctaccttaagtaacaccaaaatcatcttattagatgcccatattgttacacgacatcttatatgaatgccacatatcaacaatggatggagaattggccgcgtccaaattgaaagggacaatacacccacttgtatctcgaggtggctcgcgcctctttaggccatctgcttagcctctaagcaaaatcaaccgacctacctccccacatttctctataaataccaaccatcacataacacaatccttacacgagagtccgccccctccttctccattaaacttctagacccgacttcttaagtcacaaaatcgacacgtgtttacgacctaccgatcgtaaacacaagccttacacattttgtttggtaccgtcgccgtgcattcgaccgagcCATTAGACCAACTTAATTCATCAATAAACatgttttcaacatattttcaaaaccaaatcctttattaaggcactctttttaaacttttttgatcgcgagtagtcacaacgagaaaaccgtctctaaagtcgtctacgtcgcaaacataattacacgtaagtttgagggtgtaaatatctcatttatttcatttcttcactttttttatgagtttacatgcatgaacaatgcataacacgattcaaatataggttagacgagccaaaaccgagttttggcccgagacagaagctcTTTGCTATGCAAAGTTTGCAAAGTTGCttgcgcctcttgtgggtctcgggtcagactcaaatgtgttggttctcgtctttcctctttatttcgtttcttatttttaatcggtttttaccatttcaaatgttccaaatcatttttatgacaaactttttaaccataaatcataataacccttggttccatataccatgacggtttagtctgtgactcggtgatattaattggttaattacattttaaaagaaattattttcttttatttaccattttaattcatttttatgataaacatattttgaccattacaaaaatcatccttggtttcttataccatgacggtttattccgtgaatcgatgatattattggttaattacattttaatgggtattttaacccccttttattttatttaccatttttctcatttgtttacatttgtaaatatattagtcataattcataatcatccttggttctttataccatgtcggtttaatccaagtacgatgacaaacttgactgattacaaagaaatgaacttaacacaattagttcaaatcaaacattttacatttttatttgtaaactatgctttgcaaacatgcaaatccgacaacgaatattattaacgtaatagtaattattcccagtcatgcaaacaacatttgcaaatctttcatcataaatatggttttaaataaccttttcgagaaccaggagacgcccctttgGGTCGGCTCattgctcgcgccccaagaggccgtctgcttTCTTGTCGAAAAACCTGGCAGAGCCCttcccctcgccaataggctcgcgccccaatggggctgcctggcactgttctgcctcatttttagcacttatctaggacgatcccgattacggttaatacgaatacgtgacggatcacattgacgagtttgcattttacactttatcttttaaacacactttttcaaataatggaatcgtgttaagcatcatgacccgaatttggtaaatggatgtttaattttcgttttcacatgcaaataaatttaaATCTAACTTTGACATCAATTTCTTGGTAaatgcataaacaaccgacttaggaaattctcacatgttaggttaaaacttttggatgtgcattcatgcatttacaccgttttatcaacttttgcacttaaacagccacgatcgatcagtagaggccgctaacgcggtcgggattgggtgtccaatttgtagggaaatatccttaaaattcccttaaattttaggactataacgcaattttaacatgtgattaattgtcataaacgaaaaacaagagaaaacgataagagaataaaatcaacctcgggtccttatgcaattcggcctaatgaacagaaatcaacgtagatttcctcctaattgttgcacccaagaccgtctgagactatgccccttgtgctagaaattactctctaattgccttgcaatattgagagagttttgtgagtttttctgatgtgagatctaggttttcagagagaaaatgctccaaaaacctaatttttgtgcaaatgaaatgAATTAGATTAAAAGGAGAGaaggtctc
It includes:
- the LOC141593151 gene encoding uncharacterized protein LOC141593151 yields the protein MANLTSNATPAIKFQAMDKDPFIAVNAAPSDPKRKRVSQSEPYHTKEAPPPSRIGGEHSHCQVVPANTGSTFGGQDCLLQTRVLELEGKTYATTSTSETVASDASIPKHQKPQNCTDQPGSGGVKRKRVSIRQAIFLENSSIGGTFNVQTLKGIYVFKLQGQMYHYVPNLLPTVGGPRYLQLYFYDRQHEAEWRAGCLPELRRDVVDIIMEFNNMNPYARFFQSLQEIDVQEDTRIVINKNARTDQRVYNAPTSDEVAVIWSEQSASDEMSGPHITVTGKSDKSHRILHYYACYDPLQYPLLFPFEESGWHQGLKKFESGSTLATIKSMITASTYIDAEQLLEDESHHKRELGEGEEAQKHPDIVARFYRAKLVVLKKLIMEKQICGEVATFIYIVEFQKGGLLHAHFLIILKTPYKINSLADFDKYVSAEIPAVESATLRASVLKHIMQGPCGNMNPECALKYLYKYVYKDHDKISFNVTATDGPKVLDEIEHFQSGRWVSPCEAMWRIYGFDLYEIQPPVMPLQIHLPNMQSIQMRQHENLETVISNEKKSRIALTELF